One Novosphingobium sp. G106 DNA segment encodes these proteins:
- the nuoL gene encoding NADH-quinone oxidoreductase subunit L: protein MQSILFIVFLPLLAAIVGGLGNRALGNTVVKSLTTGALFISCLLSWLIFLPFLSGNAEASVTPVLHWVQSGTLTFDWALRVDTLTAVMLVVITTVSALVHLYSWGYMDEDPDQPRFFAYLSLFTFAMLMLVTADNLVQMFFGWEGVGLASYLLIGFWFKKPSAGAAAIKAFVVNRVGDLGFMLGIFGTFLVFGTVSIPAILEAAPGMAGTTIGFLGHRFDTMTVLCILLFIGAMGKSAQLGLHTWLPDAMEGPTPVSALIHAATMVTAGVFMVCRLSPMFETSPTALGVVTFIGAATCFFAATVGTTQWDIKRVIAYSTCSQLGYMFFAAGSGAYGAAMFHLFTHAFFKALLFLGAGSVIHAMHHEQDMRYYGALRKEIPFTFWTMTFGTLAITGVGIADVFGFAGFYSKDSILEAAFASGKELGTFAFWCGILAALMTSFYSWRLVFLTFFGEARWAGSEHIQHAVHGEHEHQDEPDHHDAHHGHGHGHAVTGTAGYHPHESPLSMLIPLGVLSLGAIFAGFVFHGAFISEGTGEFWKGSLAFSEHLIHAMHGVPWEVKWAPFTVMAIGFALAWYAYLKNPSFPATFVGQFGVLHRFVYNKWYFDELYNFLFVRPAFWLGRLFWKQGDIGIVDRFGPNGAAWLVARGSTYAQRVQSGYLNSYALVMLLGLVGAISWAMVG from the coding sequence GTGCAATCGATCCTCTTCATCGTTTTCCTGCCGCTGCTGGCTGCCATCGTCGGCGGCCTGGGCAACCGCGCGCTGGGCAATACCGTCGTCAAGTCGCTGACGACGGGCGCGCTGTTCATCTCCTGCCTGCTGTCCTGGCTGATCTTCCTGCCGTTCCTGAGCGGCAACGCCGAAGCCAGCGTCACCCCGGTGCTGCACTGGGTGCAGTCGGGCACCTTGACATTCGACTGGGCGCTGCGCGTCGACACGCTGACCGCGGTCATGCTCGTGGTGATCACCACGGTCTCGGCGCTCGTCCACCTCTATAGCTGGGGCTACATGGACGAGGACCCGGACCAGCCGCGGTTCTTCGCCTATCTCTCGCTGTTCACTTTCGCCATGCTCATGCTGGTGACCGCCGACAATCTCGTCCAGATGTTCTTCGGATGGGAAGGCGTCGGCCTGGCCTCGTACCTGCTGATCGGTTTCTGGTTCAAGAAGCCGAGCGCGGGTGCCGCGGCAATCAAGGCCTTCGTCGTCAACCGCGTCGGCGACCTCGGCTTCATGCTCGGCATCTTCGGCACTTTCCTGGTCTTCGGCACTGTGTCGATCCCGGCGATCCTCGAAGCCGCGCCCGGCATGGCCGGCACGACGATCGGCTTCCTCGGCCACCGCTTCGACACGATGACCGTGCTCTGCATCCTTCTGTTCATCGGTGCGATGGGCAAGTCGGCGCAGCTCGGCCTGCACACCTGGCTGCCCGACGCGATGGAAGGCCCGACCCCGGTCTCGGCGCTGATCCACGCGGCGACCATGGTCACCGCCGGCGTCTTCATGGTCTGCCGCCTCTCGCCGATGTTCGAGACCAGCCCGACCGCGCTCGGCGTCGTCACCTTCATCGGCGCCGCCACCTGCTTCTTCGCCGCCACGGTCGGAACGACGCAGTGGGACATCAAGCGCGTTATCGCCTATTCGACCTGCTCGCAGCTCGGCTACATGTTCTTCGCCGCGGGCTCGGGCGCCTATGGCGCGGCGATGTTCCACCTGTTTACCCACGCCTTCTTCAAGGCGCTGCTGTTCCTCGGCGCGGGCTCGGTCATCCATGCGATGCACCACGAGCAGGACATGCGCTACTACGGCGCGCTGCGGAAAGAGATCCCGTTCACCTTCTGGACGATGACCTTCGGCACCCTGGCGATCACCGGTGTCGGCATCGCCGACGTGTTCGGCTTCGCCGGCTTCTATTCGAAGGACTCGATCCTCGAAGCGGCCTTCGCCAGCGGCAAGGAACTGGGGACTTTCGCCTTCTGGTGCGGCATCCTCGCGGCGCTGATGACGAGCTTCTACTCGTGGCGCCTGGTCTTCCTGACCTTCTTCGGCGAAGCGCGCTGGGCCGGCTCGGAGCATATCCAGCACGCGGTCCACGGCGAGCACGAGCACCAGGACGAGCCCGATCATCATGACGCGCACCACGGTCATGGCCACGGCCATGCGGTGACCGGCACGGCGGGCTATCACCCGCACGAGAGCCCGCTGTCGATGCTGATCCCGCTCGGCGTGCTGTCGCTCGGCGCGATCTTCGCCGGCTTCGTGTTCCACGGCGCGTTCATCAGCGAAGGCACGGGCGAGTTCTGGAAGGGCAGCCTGGCGTTCAGCGAACACCTGATCCATGCGATGCACGGCGTGCCTTGGGAGGTGAAATGGGCTCCCTTCACCGTCATGGCGATCGGCTTCGCCCTGGCCTGGTACGCCTATCTCAAGAACCCGAGCTTCCCGGCGACTTTCGTCGGCCAGTTCGGCGTGCTGCACCGCTTCGTCTACAACAAGTGGTACTTCGACGAGCTCTACAACTTCCTCTTCGTGCGCCCGGCGTTCTGGCTCGGCCGCCTGTTCTGGAAGCAGGGCGACATCGGCATCGTCGACCGCTTCGGCCCGAACGGTGCCGCCTGGCTGGTCGCGCGCGGATCGACATACGCGCAGAGAGTGCAGTCGGGTTATCTCAACAGCTATGCGCTGGTGATGCTCCTGGGCCTGGTCGGGGCTATTTCCTGGGCGATGGTGGGTTAA
- a CDS encoding NADH-quinone oxidoreductase subunit M: MNGFPILSLMLLVPLVGAIACLFAEAKAARTIALVATLIDFVLGVLLWANYDIGGAQWQFTEKVELFAGFNWALGIDGIALMLIMLSVFLMPICIGASWTSIEKRVGEYMAAFLLMETLMIGVFTAQDIFLFYIMFEAGLIPMYLIIGIWGGADRIYASYKFFLYTLLGSVLMLIAMLWMVNEAGTTDIPTLMAYDFPPQAQTWLWLAFFASFAVKMPMWPVHTWLPDAHVQAPTAGSVILAGVLLKMGGYGFIRFSLPMFPEASAQFAWLIFAFSMIAVVYTSLIALVQHDMKKLIAYSSVAHMAIVTVGLFAFNVQGLEGSMIVMLSHGLVSGALFLSVGVIYDRLHTREIDRYGGLAINMPKYSLFFMLFTMASVGLPGTSGFVGEFLSLAGIYQVSSWVTFVCTTGIILGAAYMLYLYRRVIFGEQKHADAAAMPDLDLREWIMMVPIAAAVLWMGVYPESFLAPMRQDIAALDARIARAKPEGDAKIAIAKAKPKTEESAHEGAH; the protein is encoded by the coding sequence ATGAACGGTTTTCCCATCCTCTCCCTGATGCTGCTCGTGCCGCTCGTCGGCGCGATCGCCTGCCTGTTCGCCGAGGCCAAGGCCGCGCGCACGATCGCGCTGGTTGCCACCCTGATCGATTTCGTCCTCGGCGTGCTGCTCTGGGCGAACTACGACATCGGCGGCGCGCAGTGGCAGTTCACCGAGAAGGTCGAGCTTTTCGCCGGCTTCAACTGGGCGCTGGGTATCGACGGCATCGCGCTGATGCTGATCATGCTCTCGGTCTTCCTCATGCCGATCTGCATCGGCGCAAGCTGGACTTCGATCGAGAAGCGCGTCGGCGAATATATGGCGGCTTTCCTGCTGATGGAAACGCTGATGATCGGCGTGTTCACCGCGCAGGACATCTTCCTGTTCTACATCATGTTCGAAGCCGGCCTGATCCCGATGTACCTGATCATCGGCATCTGGGGCGGCGCGGACCGCATCTACGCCAGTTACAAGTTCTTCCTCTACACGCTGCTCGGCTCCGTGCTGATGCTGATCGCCATGCTGTGGATGGTGAACGAGGCGGGGACGACCGACATCCCGACCCTGATGGCCTACGACTTCCCGCCGCAGGCGCAGACCTGGTTGTGGCTGGCCTTCTTCGCCAGCTTCGCGGTGAAGATGCCGATGTGGCCGGTCCACACCTGGCTGCCCGACGCGCACGTCCAGGCGCCGACCGCGGGCTCGGTGATCCTGGCCGGCGTGCTGCTGAAGATGGGCGGCTACGGCTTCATTCGCTTCTCGCTGCCGATGTTCCCGGAGGCGTCCGCCCAGTTCGCCTGGCTGATCTTCGCCTTCTCGATGATCGCCGTGGTTTATACCTCGCTGATCGCGCTGGTGCAGCACGACATGAAGAAGCTGATCGCCTATTCGTCGGTCGCACACATGGCGATCGTCACGGTCGGCCTGTTTGCCTTCAATGTGCAGGGCCTCGAAGGCTCGATGATCGTCATGCTGAGCCACGGCCTGGTTTCGGGCGCGCTGTTCCTCAGCGTCGGCGTGATCTACGACCGGCTGCACACGCGCGAGATCGACCGCTATGGCGGCCTCGCGATCAATATGCCGAAGTACTCGCTGTTCTTCATGCTGTTCACCATGGCCTCGGTCGGCCTGCCGGGCACTTCCGGCTTCGTTGGTGAGTTCCTGAGCCTTGCCGGCATCTACCAGGTGTCGAGCTGGGTGACCTTCGTCTGCACCACCGGCATCATCCTGGGCGCGGCCTACATGCTCTACCTCTACCGCCGGGTGATCTTCGGCGAGCAGAAGCACGCCGATGCCGCGGCCATGCCCGACCTTGACCTGCGCGAGTGGATCATGATGGTGCCGATCGCCGCCGCCGTGCTGTGGATGGGCGTCTATCCCGAAAGCTTCCTCGCGCCGATGCGCCAGGATATCGCCGCGCTCGACGCGCGCATCGCCCGGGCTAAACCCGAAGGCGACGCCAAGATCGCGATTGCCAAGGCGAAACCAAAAACCGAAGAATCCGCGCATGAGGGGGCGCACTGA
- the nuoN gene encoding NADH-quinone oxidoreductase subunit NuoN, whose protein sequence is MDWSTSLRLIAPEELLSVAGLILLLVAAWGGDKASRLISILSVAALVGAAVLVAPALCGGAMGPDTVAFMGQFRADAFASFAKILIYGAAAASLMIAPAFFERFRAMRAEYPLLILFAALGGGMMTSATDLITLYIGLEMTSLASYVLAAFLRVDERSAEAGLKYFVLGALASGILLFGMSLTYGFTGTTQFAGISAALDGGVTMGALFGIVFVLAGLAFKIAAVPFHMWTPDVYEGSPTPVTMFFATAPKVAALALTMRVALEAFGTQADAWRQIVIFAALASIVVGALGAIGQKNIKRLMAYSSINNVGFILIGLACATPQGASAMLVYLVIYVAMTLGGFVSVLMLKDAEGNQVEAISDIAGLARDRKVLAACLAMVMFSLAGIPPLFGFWGKFVVFQAAVQAGLVPLAAIGIAASVIGAFYYLKIVKVMYFDEPTGIAVGRSDWAHQAILGVMALFISPLGYLLTKWLGGLADTAATALFHAV, encoded by the coding sequence ATGGACTGGTCCACCTCGCTGCGCCTGATCGCGCCTGAAGAACTTCTGAGTGTTGCCGGCTTGATCCTGCTGCTCGTCGCCGCCTGGGGCGGGGATAAGGCCAGTAGGCTGATCTCGATCCTGTCGGTCGCTGCGCTGGTCGGCGCTGCCGTGCTCGTCGCGCCTGCGCTCTGCGGCGGGGCCATGGGGCCGGATACCGTGGCGTTCATGGGCCAGTTCCGCGCCGACGCCTTCGCCAGCTTCGCCAAGATCCTGATCTACGGCGCGGCCGCGGCCTCGCTGATGATCGCCCCGGCCTTCTTCGAGCGCTTCCGAGCGATGCGCGCCGAATATCCGCTGCTCATCCTCTTCGCTGCGCTCGGCGGCGGCATGATGACCTCTGCGACCGATCTGATCACGCTCTACATCGGCCTAGAGATGACCTCGCTGGCCTCCTACGTCCTCGCTGCCTTCCTGCGGGTGGACGAGCGCTCGGCCGAAGCGGGCCTCAAGTACTTCGTGCTCGGCGCGCTCGCCAGCGGCATCCTGCTGTTCGGCATGAGCCTGACCTACGGCTTCACCGGGACGACGCAGTTTGCCGGCATCAGCGCCGCGCTCGACGGCGGCGTGACGATGGGCGCGCTGTTCGGCATCGTCTTCGTGCTCGCCGGTCTGGCCTTCAAGATCGCCGCGGTTCCGTTCCACATGTGGACGCCCGACGTCTACGAAGGCTCACCGACTCCGGTCACCATGTTCTTCGCCACGGCGCCCAAGGTCGCTGCGCTGGCGCTGACCATGCGCGTCGCGCTTGAGGCGTTCGGCACCCAGGCCGATGCCTGGCGCCAAATCGTGATCTTCGCGGCGCTCGCCTCGATCGTCGTCGGCGCGCTCGGCGCCATCGGCCAGAAGAACATCAAGCGGCTGATGGCCTATTCGTCGATCAACAACGTCGGCTTCATCCTGATCGGCCTCGCCTGCGCGACGCCGCAGGGTGCTTCGGCGATGCTGGTCTACCTCGTGATCTACGTGGCGATGACGCTCGGTGGCTTCGTCTCGGTGCTGATGCTCAAGGATGCCGAGGGCAATCAGGTCGAGGCGATCTCCGACATTGCCGGCCTCGCGCGCGACCGCAAGGTGCTCGCGGCCTGCCTGGCGATGGTCATGTTCAGCCTTGCCGGCATCCCGCCGCTGTTCGGTTTCTGGGGCAAGTTCGTCGTCTTCCAGGCGGCGGTCCAGGCGGGCCTCGTGCCGTTGGCCGCGATCGGTATCGCCGCCTCGGTGATCGGCGCGTTCTACTACCTCAAGATCGTCAAGGTGATGTACTTCGACGAGCCGACGGGCATAGCCGTGGGCCGTAGCGACTGGGCGCACCAGGCGATCCTCGGCGTGATGGCGCTGTTCATCTCGCCGCTCGGCTACCTGCTGACGAAATGGCTCGGCGGCCTGGCCGATACGGCCGCGACAGCCCTGTTCCACGCGGTGTGA
- a CDS encoding biotin--[acetyl-CoA-carboxylase] ligase produces the protein MIEYLAETGSTSADLAARLRGGDFVPEGHWLVADRQTAGKGRQGRDWFDGAGNFMGSTVVHQRFGDPDLSSLALVVGLAVREAVETRLPIGEQVRLKWPNDLMIGTAKLAGILLERMADSVIIGVGVNLASAPELPDRETVALNAPDRDAFAADLARQFDIELDRWRSFGFAPIVQRWLAAAHPLGTPLSVGEPGEIPLTGTFAGISEDGTLLLRLASGETRVIHAGDVRLISDS, from the coding sequence GTGATCGAGTACCTGGCCGAAACCGGATCGACCAGCGCCGATCTCGCCGCGCGGCTGCGTGGTGGCGACTTCGTGCCCGAAGGTCACTGGCTGGTTGCCGACCGCCAGACCGCGGGGAAGGGCAGGCAGGGCCGCGACTGGTTCGACGGCGCGGGCAATTTCATGGGCTCGACCGTGGTCCACCAGCGCTTCGGCGATCCCGACCTGTCGTCGCTAGCTTTGGTCGTTGGGCTCGCGGTGCGCGAAGCCGTCGAAACGCGGCTTCCCATAGGCGAGCAGGTTAGGCTCAAGTGGCCCAACGACCTGATGATCGGAACCGCCAAGCTTGCCGGCATCCTGTTGGAGCGAATGGCGGATAGCGTGATCATCGGCGTCGGCGTCAATCTCGCTTCAGCGCCCGAATTGCCTGACCGAGAGACCGTTGCCCTGAACGCGCCGGACCGCGACGCCTTCGCCGCCGATCTTGCTCGCCAGTTCGACATCGAACTCGACCGCTGGCGCAGCTTCGGCTTCGCGCCGATCGTCCAGCGCTGGCTTGCCGCCGCCCATCCGCTCGGCACGCCGCTCAGCGTCGGCGAGCCCGGCGAGATTCCGCTGACTGGCACTTTCGCCGGAATCAGCGAGGACGGCACGTTGCTGCTTCGCTTGGCGAGCGGCGAGACCCGTGTCATCCATGCGGGCGACGTCCGCCTCATCTCGGACTCGTAA
- a CDS encoding type III pantothenate kinase — translation MLLAIDAGNTNVVFALFDLKADGDRKIKARWRIATDARRTGDEYAVWLMQLLEIRGVKREEITQIIVATVVPRALHNIEILARNYFFLEPLIAGQGAANYAIDIDVEQPSSLGADRAVNAIAAHDKYPGDLIVVDFGTATTFDVIDFNGAYKGGIIAPGVNLSLDALVGNTAMLPRIAMRAPESKSVIGRNTEDQMLIGVFWGYVSLMEGLIARMREQIGRPAKVIATGGLAVLFDEATDIFDAVDPDLTLDGLALLAGRANAP, via the coding sequence ATGCTTCTCGCCATCGACGCCGGCAATACCAACGTCGTCTTCGCGCTGTTCGACCTCAAGGCCGATGGCGACCGCAAGATCAAGGCGCGCTGGCGAATCGCCACGGACGCGCGCCGCACAGGCGACGAATATGCCGTCTGGCTGATGCAGTTGCTCGAGATCCGCGGGGTCAAGCGCGAGGAAATCACCCAGATCATCGTCGCCACTGTCGTCCCGCGCGCGCTGCACAACATCGAGATTCTGGCGCGCAACTACTTCTTCCTCGAGCCGCTGATCGCGGGGCAGGGCGCGGCGAACTATGCCATCGACATCGACGTCGAGCAGCCCAGCTCGCTGGGTGCCGACCGTGCGGTCAATGCCATTGCTGCCCATGACAAGTATCCGGGCGATCTCATCGTCGTCGATTTCGGCACGGCCACCACCTTCGACGTGATCGACTTCAACGGCGCCTACAAGGGCGGCATCATCGCGCCGGGTGTCAATCTGTCGCTTGACGCGCTGGTCGGCAATACAGCCATGCTGCCGCGCATCGCCATGCGCGCGCCCGAGAGCAAGAGCGTCATCGGCCGCAATACCGAGGACCAGATGCTGATCGGCGTGTTCTGGGGCTATGTTTCGCTGATGGAGGGCCTGATCGCCCGCATGCGCGAGCAGATCGGCCGCCCGGCCAAGGTCATTGCCACGGGCGGGCTTGCCGTTCTGTTCGATGAGGCTACGGACATATTCGACGCGGTCGATCCCGACCTGACGCTCGATGGCCTCGCACTGCTGGCCGGACGCGCGAACGCGCCCTAA
- a CDS encoding ribonuclease J, translating to MKPGNELIFCALGGSGEIGMNVNLYGCDGKWLMVDLGMTFSGAEYPGVDLVFADLEFIEQRRDDLVGIVLTHAHEDHIGAVPYFAEELGVPFYATPFTAKLVAAKLEEAGLLGKVDLRVIDHLEPFDLSHFTIQYLPLAHSIAEGNALLIDTPYGRIFHTGDWKLDDEPQIGVPTTSEELCAIGDEGVLALVCDSTNVFNPEASGSEGEVYRGLLEEVGKHRGKRVVVTTFASNVARLQTLGEVARATGRKLCVAGRSLDRMIMASQASGYLEHLPDTVDFGRAMDLPRGEVLIVATGGQGEPRAAMSRIAEGNHQISLEAGDVVLFSSRQIPGNEIAIGRIQNRLADRDITIVTDRQSPIHVSGHPGRPELMALYGWLRPEILVPVHGEIRHMREQARLGRTCGIPKAIDQKNGDLVRLAPGKPGKFGEVRAGRLVLDGDIIAAADGDAMVMRRRLAHNGMVTVAVGPDGRIAIAGLGLPLDEDYDQFVEEACVDVAKALSKLKGAAARDKAERTEAARLAARRAAQRWSGKKPQVQVLLLED from the coding sequence ATGAAACCCGGAAATGAGCTGATCTTCTGTGCCCTCGGCGGCTCGGGGGAGATCGGCATGAACGTCAATCTCTACGGCTGCGACGGCAAGTGGCTGATGGTCGATCTCGGCATGACGTTCAGCGGGGCGGAATATCCGGGCGTGGATCTGGTCTTCGCCGATCTCGAATTCATCGAACAGCGCCGCGACGACCTCGTCGGTATCGTTCTGACTCACGCGCATGAGGATCACATCGGCGCGGTGCCCTATTTCGCCGAAGAGCTGGGCGTGCCGTTCTATGCGACGCCGTTCACCGCCAAGCTCGTCGCGGCAAAGCTCGAAGAGGCGGGACTGCTCGGCAAGGTGGACTTGCGCGTCATCGACCATCTCGAGCCGTTCGACCTGTCGCACTTCACCATCCAATACCTGCCGCTGGCGCACTCGATCGCCGAGGGCAATGCGCTGCTGATCGACACGCCCTATGGCCGGATCTTCCACACCGGCGATTGGAAGCTCGACGACGAGCCGCAGATCGGCGTGCCGACGACCTCGGAAGAACTCTGCGCGATCGGTGACGAGGGGGTCCTCGCGCTGGTCTGCGATTCGACCAACGTATTCAATCCCGAAGCCTCGGGTTCCGAAGGCGAGGTCTATCGTGGGCTGCTCGAGGAGGTCGGCAAGCACCGCGGCAAGCGCGTCGTGGTGACGACTTTCGCTTCCAACGTCGCGCGGCTGCAGACGCTGGGCGAAGTCGCGCGGGCTACGGGGCGCAAGCTCTGCGTGGCCGGGCGCTCGCTCGATCGCATGATCATGGCGAGCCAGGCCAGCGGCTATCTCGAGCACTTGCCCGACACGGTCGATTTCGGCCGGGCGATGGACCTGCCGCGCGGTGAAGTGCTGATCGTCGCCACGGGCGGGCAGGGCGAGCCGCGCGCGGCGATGTCGCGCATCGCCGAGGGCAATCATCAGATATCCCTGGAAGCCGGCGACGTCGTGCTGTTCTCCAGCCGCCAGATTCCGGGCAACGAGATCGCCATCGGCCGCATCCAGAACCGGCTCGCCGATCGCGACATCACGATCGTCACCGACCGCCAGAGCCCGATCCACGTCTCCGGCCACCCCGGGCGGCCCGAGCTCATGGCGCTCTATGGTTGGCTGCGACCTGAGATACTCGTTCCCGTCCACGGCGAGATCCGCCACATGCGCGAGCAGGCAAGGCTGGGTCGGACCTGCGGCATTCCCAAGGCGATTGACCAGAAGAACGGCGACCTCGTCCGCCTCGCTCCCGGCAAGCCGGGCAAGTTCGGCGAGGTGCGTGCCGGACGCCTGGTGCTCGACGGTGACATCATAGCCGCGGCCGATGGCGACGCCATGGTCATGCGCCGCCGGCTCGCGCACAACGGCATGGTGACCGTTGCGGTGGGGCCGGACGGTCGCATCGCTATTGCCGGCCTCGGCCTGCCGCTCGACGAGGACTACGACCAGTTCGTCGAAGAGGCCTGCGTCGATGTCGCCAAGGCGCTTTCCAAGCTCAAGGGCGCGGCCGCGCGCGATAAGGCCGAGCGGACCGAAGCGGCGCGCCTCGCGGCCCGCCGCGCCGCGCAGCGCTGGTCGGGCAAGAAGCCCCAGGTCCAAGTGCTGCTGCTGGAAGACTAA
- a CDS encoding DUF1467 family protein: MKITSIIAIFTLFWVLSAFLVMPFGVRTHEEAGIEKVPGQADSAPANFSARRICIRATVLAVVLFGAFYLNYVNEWILPQDLDFFTPRNLDGGRG, encoded by the coding sequence GTGAAAATCACTTCGATCATCGCCATCTTTACGCTGTTCTGGGTGCTCAGCGCTTTCCTGGTCATGCCGTTCGGGGTGCGGACGCACGAGGAGGCGGGGATCGAGAAGGTTCCCGGCCAGGCAGACAGCGCGCCGGCCAATTTCAGCGCGCGGCGGATTTGCATCCGCGCGACGGTGCTGGCGGTGGTGCTGTTCGGCGCGTTCTACCTGAACTACGTCAACGAGTGGATTCTGCCGCAGGATCTCGACTTCTTCACTCCGCGCAATCTGGATGGCGGGCGCGGGTGA